From a single Miscanthus floridulus cultivar M001 chromosome 8, ASM1932011v1, whole genome shotgun sequence genomic region:
- the LOC136472442 gene encoding uncharacterized protein: protein MQTMHQHYHPSGSKKAPAAAATAPLPAAVKDGASLVVKVYRRQGDRPVAAACRREAATAVVAAESAAVDVCLAAAAMAGAALLAWWAVAFHPSYAQLWMVPLGLVLAGTPPVVCLALRFSSNSRAPATPGKGPSGCAGAPPLVAVVVDK from the coding sequence ATGCAGACGATGCACCAGCACTACCACCCGAGCGGTAGCAAGAAagcgccagcggcggcggcgacggcgccacTGCCGGCGGCCGTCAAGGACGGCGCGTCGTTGGTGGTCAAGGTCTACCGCCGCCAAGGGGACCGACCGGTGGCGGCGGCATGCCGACGCGAGGCAGCCACGGCGGTCGTCGCGGCCGAATCCGCCGCCGTCGACGTGTGCCTCgccgcggccgccatggccggcgcggCGCTGCTGGCGTGGTGGGCCGTCGCGTTCCACCCGTCCTACGCGCAGCTCTGGATGGTGCCGCTCGGCCTCGTCCTCGCCGGCACCCCGCCTGTCGTCTGCCTCGCGCTCCGCTTCAGCTCCAACTCGCGCGCGCCGGCGACGCCAGGTAAAGGCCCATCCGGATGCGCAGGTGCGCCGCCGTTGGTCGCCGTGGTCGTCGACAAGTAA